TGGTAAATTTAGATAGGGTAGGTGATAGCTTAGATAGggtaggtaaattttttttttattaacagtcttgaacattttagttttgaaaagatttaagTATGATATATCAAAACGAATTTAAACCAACATATGCATTCTctcagaaaaaataaacattttaagaagGGCAAGGCAAGGTTACCTTTTATCGATTGTATTAAACATCATGATTCTCTAGGTGGATGGAAAGAAGCAATGCTTCATATATTAAATTCAcataaaatttcacaaaaaaataatttgaaacaaaTCCAACGCATCAAAAAGAGCTTCAGTCTTTTAATGCCAGGCtgtttctgttttttgtttttctttaaattagaTATTTAGGTGCTACAAGAAAACATAAGTAGACTTATCACGAACACAACGCGGAATTGCATTTAGACAGGAACTTCACAACTCCTTCCTTAACGATGATGCGTTTATGGCCAGAACCGGATTTAAACCATGGACCTCCAGTTCtgaagccagaactctaaccactacaCCACGGCTTGTACAGCCTATACGAGCTACAgaacattttttacttaataatattaCCAAAAGAAATTTTCTTCCGATAGAATTTGATAAATCTGGGGCATGGTCCCCAGACTTACTATATTTTGATATACAACCTTTTATTGCTGCATCCCTGCCGCCACACTTTTCCCCAGACTGACcctgtaatatataaaataatacgaGAGGTAATGTGTGCAACTTCATTTCTgcaatgataaaataaattgataaatttttataaatataatataaatataaaacaaactgaTTAGTTTTTAAACTCGTTTACTCATGCTTTCGacatgtttgtttttgttttcgacATGTTTGTTCTTCTATTTGACTTGTTTGAAACTTTGTACCcagttaatatttttacaagttcatttttacttttaacatgttttaaattttgtaacttgtgaagagttttaaaaaaattttaatcaataaaaaattaaaactaaataaaactccttcatttcattcatttaaaatgatattaataataagtcttaataaaaaattacatattaaataagtAGGCgtgacaaaaagttttttagttgtttatttttaaaatgctagtttaattaaaaacgtaatTGAACAATTTTATCGCACCTTCCCTTTTCACACCTAGCTAAGTCTTTTGAGCTGTTATTTCAAATGTTGTATGGAAAGTTAAAGCGTATTgtttatcaaattcttatatGTTTAAGGTTACgtcgaaattaaaaaaaaaaaacttttttttttaaataatttttagtattttgttaacaaaaaaaaagacaaaagcTAATGTTTAAGATTATCTATAATGAGATAAAATATGAATTGTAAGGTAAAATAATGAATGTAGAtcgttttattatatttatgtttcggtaatttaaaaaaataaaaggaagaaatacaaataaagaaTCTTAGGTAACCCAAAATAGAGACTAGTTATTTCTAAACTGATGTCATAATGATGATGTCATAATTTTACAAACCATATGTTTTTAAACAGTATTTGTATGAAATACATcggaaattttcaattaaaaacgtGAGAAGTTGCataacttgtaattttttccgtttttgtttttttttttgcatttcagttagcaatttttcatataaagagtgtttgtaaataatattaatatttcttaGCTGTTTTAcgcacttatttttatattatacaaagtcaaaatattgttgaaatattattatatatttatatttatgaaatatataataataatatgccatttaataatattttgcaatattattattatatatttttatttatgctatatattattataaataacaaacactcagtttttttgcttgaaacttttattactttgcGATTGAGCGTGTGTTTGTTAAAACCTGGTCAATATACTGACTTTAATGTTCCATTTAACTGGAaataaaacacgtttttttcATTCACACtgctttaaatgtctttaacattttatcaaaaagtattgtGTCCAAACTTTCCTTTTTCTTATTACATGTTATATAATTTagcatataataaatatttagtttgaaagttaaatttttttttactgattagCACCATTATTacttaaatgattttgaaacaacagtttttatttcaataatactgATTTATGAAAAAGCAAGAAATTAGCTGAATGatcttaaaataagtttaattattattttacttataaaataatataaataataaaataattgataagCAGTCATAAACTTTACTGATACTATATAGTTAAGTTTAGCAACGAACAAATAATGGGGAAAAtttattatgatatattatgacaataataatcataagaaactttttgctcttaaatatttagtaaacaCTTATATTATATTCTGAAGTTTATCAACATGAatatgctttataaaaaaaaagcagggTAAATAACCAGatcaaaaattaacaataaaagcgGAAATTTAAAAACGATATCTAATAGATGAGTATATTAGTCTTGATGTCCAATAGATGAGTGTATTAGCCTCATTTTCTCTACTATTTATGGTTAACTACAGTTGATTtcggtaaaaaaataaaacaaaaccaaaGGTTTATTAGAAACTCTATGccaatgcaataaaaaatgttttaatgaaagaaatctgtttaaacaaagtaaatcCACCTAAAAAGTTAACCCGCCTAATATTACCCAAATCAAaacgaaaaaattaaatcatgatACTGGTAGATATTCCAACAGAGCACAAGGAAACGCTATTTAAAGAGGAAATTTACGccacatttaaaagaaaaatatttacgccaaaactttaatttttatcgttcatgataatttttgatattaggaATCTATTAACATTTAGtacaaactatatttttaaagtatagattttttaaaaccaaccTAAGTAGCGATACTCAGTGGCGTCGCGAGTAGTGCAACCTAAGAAGCCATACTAACGCTGTTGAGAAAAtgtagcaaaaacaaaaaattttttcactttaaaactatttatttttttccaaataagcTTATTcgttataaagtttttgttataagtATCTAGACACTtataactttaaactaaaaataaatttttgaaaacttcaaactaaaaataaatttttgaagaaaatgcatatatacaataaactcaaatatcaaatatatatatatacaaataaattcaCTCGTTTtcatgtatattatataataaatgaagTATAACTCTAAAGCCCTGCGCTAACTAACGTGCGcgtttttttctcaaaaaatcatGACCGAGTGCTTAGTTGAATTGCAGAAAAAGTTCGGGTACTTAATATTGACATCGAGGATTTGAATCCTCGTCTGTTTTTCATCTTGgaacaaaacaataatttaagtCGTTTGCGAAACATTTCGTCAGCAAAGGCGTAAATCAAAGGATTGACTACAGCGTGGAAACTGTAAAAAACCTCCGctactgtttttatattttttgttacttgtcCACTAAACCGTGCGAAACCAAGTTCTTCCTTTATAATCCATACAATTTTACTGGGCAttacaaaaattgcaaaaaaaatagtaatacatATTAAAACTGATGTAATACTTCGATTTGCTTTCTGACGAATCTTTTGCTGTTCGTCGTTTAGCACATTGGTGTTAAGCTGGACCTTGCGCAACCACACAATTAAGATAGTGTAAACCGTTGAGGTAAAAATTACTGGAATAAgataatatacaacaaacaaaaaccaACTATAACTTCGTGAGTATTTAGGCATATCCTCTTCGCACgtgttaaatttacttattttttgagATAGAATTGCCGGAATAACTGATCCAAAagccaaaaaaatgtttagaaaaaaaaacattataattatgtttttcgACAACCAGAAActaaatggaaaaataattcCGGTGAACCTGTCTATAGCAATAAGAACAACAAATCCTATTCCTAAGTTTGCACAAAACAAAATCGCAGGTgaaattactttacataaagGCTTCCAGTATACCCAATGACATGTCCACAATCCAGGTACACTGTATAATAATAACACCAAACCAAACATAAAATCTGATACTGCCAGTCCGcaaattaattttctaaatctaGGAGTGACAGACCAATCCTTTATTGAAGAGTAGATAACAAGACTGTTTCCAACCATTGCTAAAAGGGCAAGCACTACGTTAGGTACTGACTTAACTACATTAGAGTCACAAAcatgaattattatttttttacatagaaGTTCTTTTAACTCGTCGATGTTGCAACATTGTTCCATTGTTAAGTTAAGGCTTTGACATTGTTGTTCCTCTATACTCATGgttggaaaaattttatttgctgcTTCATTTCCCCCATTTTTTATTTGCGATTTAGAGTTAACCTCTAGATAAGATACAACGCTAAAAAATACGACATATTTAcgcaataaaaacattttatctcaataataatttaaatttttcagactTGACAAGACAAAGctggtttataaattttttaaatttttttttgcgtgtgaacttattttttaaataaaagttaatgctttattgcaaaaaaaaaaataaatatttgagcAGAACAATACTGGTAATACGAGTATTCTTGCcgcaaaataatcaaaaagaaaaggttttatATTTGTTGCGCATtatattcattcaaaaattcaaaatcaacataaattagcattcattattaattaatgtgtatttaaaacaaataagttgaCATAAAGCAAGACGTTTACGTGACTgttactatttaaataaaataaaaatacgaaaaatcgttttttttttttttttattcatattttcatCATCGGGTTTGCGATGAGACTACTTGTAGGCTCAGTCAACGTAGAGTTTACTACGTTTAAACTACGTTTAAACTCAACGTAAATTgaagtttaattaaaacataatcaAACAAATAACACAAGAACTAAACTCTAGTCGTAGAATGTTAAggtacttcaaaaaaaaaaagctttttgaaaATCCAAATGTTTTCCTTGGACTTGGTACCTACatataataagataaaaaatccaaaaaattaatttgtttgaaacttCCGCAAATTGGTTGAAGTTTGTTGAATTTGCAAGACTTTTAGCATTTTTTCCaattatgttatgttatgtatatatgttcttttttaagttttaaaggatatatgtgtatatatatatatatatatatatttatatatatatatatatatatatatatatatatatacatatatatatatatatatatatatatatatatatatatatatatatatatatatatatatatatatatatatatatatataaatatatatatatacagggtcgTACCGTAAAGTTTATTAGGGTTGGGGgtcgtttttgaaaaaaaaaagtagttttaaaataccaaacaaatatcttactaaatttacttaataaaattttcgtGAAACATAGTTATATTTGTGTAAACAATGTTTACATAAACGAATTCATTGTTCTCcgaatattttttctatttttatacggCATAGGCGTATAAGCAAGCTCCTTGTTAGAAAATGGGTATCGGTACAAAGATTAATAATACTCTGATAAAcggtttaaatttttgttcaaaaactaaccttttttcatacaattttctaggatgtaaagtaaaaaataattttgagactTGTTTATAATCAACAATTTCATTGTAGTGGATATTCATGATGGCTAATGAACCAAGTCTATCTGCAGTCATACTGGCTCTCAATCATGTTCTTAATCTTCGCATTGCTGAAAAGCTGCGTTCACATTCTGCGGACGTTACGGGTAGTGTGCATCCAAAGCTCAAAGAGATTAGGATATTGATTTTCATCGCAGATTTTAATGGCTTTAGCTAAGTATTAGTCCTATCATCAGGTTAAATAACAGACCATTTTCTTTTCCAAAACATGAATTCTTGATCTACAGTTTCTGAGTTTAGAAGATCACTTTTATACATTTCAACTAACTCCTGGAAAACAGTTATCTCCTCACTGCAAATTATCGAGGGAACCAAGCATAAAACCTTAGCAGCAATGCAATTTTCAGCATTAGTCCGTAGATGGTTCAAATTGTCGATTTTTTCTTGAATGTTACTGTATGCATACACAATATCAGTTGCGCGCCCTTGCAACCTCTCTGTTATATACGACAACGGGTGAAGAAAGCGGTAGAAAGTTATATTACCAATTATGAATTCGAACTTAGTGAGTGCATTAAGGAGTGAGTTGGCCTCTCTTTTCCTTGTGCGCCCCAATCCATACTAAACTCCATATTGAACTGTTCTATATTAGAGTGTATTCCTAAAGTAATCTCTAATGCCTCTGCCATAAATGGTATAGCAACATAAAAGTGTTCTTATGCTGCATCTCTTTCTGACCGTCTTGTTTTGCACATCtctatcaaaatcttttttctttcagtTGATTTACTACGGATCTCTGCAACATGCTTAAGCAAGCGCTCTCTTTTCGGAGAGGAATTGAAATAAATGGATATATTTCTGTATACCTCAAAGATGATATCAATGATTTGATGTTGCAGcaattaataaattcaaattatgtgAGCTACAATGTGTTACAATTGCTTTTGGTGATCTTTGTAAAATATAGCTGGCAACACCTTTTTTTACAGATTGTATGTTTGGTGCGCCATCGTAACACTGGCCTCTACAATAACTAAAATCAATTCCACTTTCGCTATAAAATTTCATCAAGCTTTCCCCAATATTATTGCCTGTTATTCTGTCAAGATTCAAAAAGTCAATAAATACTTCTCTAATTTCTTTTTCTCCGTTTACGTATTGCATACATACGGATAGAATTTATTGGTCTGCAGTTGTTACCTCGTCTCCTAAAATTGAATGGTAATTTAAagctttgattttattaattagccACACTTGTATGCATTTCTTTCCAATTATATCAATTAATTCATTTTGACTCTTGGGGCCAAGGTAGCTGACATCTTTGCGTAATGGTGTTTGTATAATGCACATGCATTAAGTTAGCGTTATGGCGAGCTATTCCTTGCACAATTGCAAGAAAATTTCTAGGATTACCTTTTTGATCTGAGTTTTCTATACACTTTTCACAAGTTCCGCGAATTGCAATTCCTTGTTTCCCCATCAAATGCACAATTCTACCTAATGTTTCAACAATGTACGGGTACATTTGTTGTGGGTATTTTAAAGTGCTAGCGCTTTGTAATGGAATGGTTTGTCTTGGATCTTCAAAACGACAACAAATGCCATCAGCTTGTTCGATACCTTCTTTATGATATGTATTGTCTATATGtagtttttgtttctctaaaacATTATGCCATTCCTTATATCCACGGTTGACAAAAGCtcccaaagattttttttttcctgcttTAGAAATAAAGTGCAGTATATGCAGTAGACTGCGTCTTCACTTTCGCTGTAGACaaatccatttttaaatattcttctttACAAACGCGTTTGCAAccatgttttaatgttttggaaaattgaaaatgtatcttctgttttaagttttttcgtaAACGTTTTGTATATTTCATGTGGTGATAATTCTTGATTTCCGCGCAAGAGTTCGTCAATACCATAtcgtttttcttcttctttaaaatcacattcatttaaatttgtttggtCTACTTCGCATGACAAGCttttgttaacattattatCATCTTTAATGACactacacaaaaattaaaaaaactcacgTAAACATtgcaacaaaaaacaattaataacaaaagtactatcataaaaaaatttaacgtaTAGATAATATCTTTATCTAGTTAATATCTAACAAAttaatatctaataaaattaattattataaaaagaagatcaaaaataacttttttacttaaaatgtcCAGCTAACAATTTGCATTTCTTTGCTGCATTTTGAGGCTCTTTTCTATAAGCTGCTCGTTTCCTAATTTGGTTAGGCATGTTAACTCTATCGTTTGCTTTTAAAAGTGAATTGGTATTAGTAGAGAATTGTAATTACAGTAGAAACTCTGGAGagactatttttcatttttcgtttaCAAAAGATTTCACAAGCAATAACTTGTAATGACGCCTTACGTTTTGTGAAAcagtaaagtaaaaattattttatgaaaatgattcataaaaatcaaataattatcataaaacttttgtttaaatattttgacatcgAAAAGAGTCTAGAAATAATTTTTGgcgtcaaattaaaaaaagcacttTGCATAAAAAGGGGGGTCGATCGCAACCGACGACCCCTCCGCGGTACGAGCTGTTGGAGGGGTCGTTGGGTGCGATTGGGTGCAATgagtatacacacacacacacacacacacacacacacacacacacacacacacacacacacacacacacacacacacacacacacacacgcacacacacacacacacacacatatatatatatatatatatatatatataaataaatatgtacatacataaatacatacatacatacatacatacatacatacatacatacatacatacatacatacatacatacatacatacatacatacatacatacatacatacatacatacatacatacatacatacatacatacatacatacatacatacatacatacatacatacatacatacatacatacatacatacatacatacatacatacatacatacatacatacatacatacatacatacatacatacatacatacatacatacatacatacatacatacatacatacatacatacatacatacatacatacatacatacatacatacatacatacatacatacatacatacatacatacatacatacatacatacatacatattggCAATTCCACAGCAGAAAGTGAAAaagtaatcaaattttaatctttttttcgtcaacttttagcaaatgaatattaatgtagacacatgaaagtttatttaaaatataccttACAtactaaagttaatttatttaagtcatttttatgtTTCCAAAAGTTACGGTTTTTCTTATTGTCtcatgataaaataaattgtcattataaaatgttattttaaccaTGAATTCATTTACTTAATCGGAATTAATTTAGCTTGAAAATGGAGTTAGcatgtttaaattattgttgGTCAGGTTTCATacgttataaaatatatatatttcaagaaaataataaaagaactgttgcaattttcatgtaacataagttaacaaaagatgataaagttttgttttttccaaaatttagtttaaaaacttaagttttttaataatatatgtgaaagaatattaaatgttatgtctttacattaattttaaataacggTGCTTAGTTaaagcacatttttattttaagtttgtgtAACGTAAGTAAAAACTACACGCATTTACTAAAGTTCTGGTCAATGCCTGCCAACTCGGCTAAAAGTccatatatttatgtgtaattGGCTGTATATTGAATTATGGGATGTCTTGCGGGACCATattataaacaacataaatttaatgaaCATCTTTGTTGTcaactaaatatattaaatactataaCATTATTAGATTTCGCTTTTCTagaattaagttgttttttctataaatactcaCAATTTTAATAAGCCAGCACTTTGCTCAACCATCAGTTGTATAAACAAGTGTGGAAAGAATGTTGGAAATAGTATACCTTTTTTTGATTTCCAAAGTAGGTATGttacatgaaaattttaatttgattaattattaGATAGTTATACATCAATGGAAAGAACTTTAGTGCAgtattttaatggtgaaaaaattatgaaaatcgaACAACTCTGCAAAAAGTTATAAGGTTAGtagcaaatttttgatatatggatttgtttAGGAAACTGCGGTCAAAGTGCGTAATTTTTACGTAAactgttataactttgtcaattctcatcaaaatgtcaataatttggtatcaaaagaaaagtgtaagagtaggctacaaatttataatagttttaagcAACAGGGCGTAATCAGGGGGATAGAGGGGGAACCAAAACGCCATTTATACCACTAAAAAATTctaatcttaaaataaaacgagctttttttgtaatgaatttgtaacttttacatacgtatataaaagttacaaatttattgtatatacaataaattgtaGTTATTTGCTACCAGACCAATGCCAAATATGAGAGGTTTACTTTTGAGTTGAGGGTGGATGGTGGTGTAATGGTTTAACACAGcctattatcaaaaataactaattaatataaatatttttatatttattaaaatgagtaaatctaatataaaatacaaaaattatatttcacttcataattaattgcaaaaatagcaagtattattataacataaaggctaaatattatataattacataCTATTTGTcttcaaatttctttttcacCTCTCCCTTCTCCTGATGCGGggaaaatttattgatttaggTATCAAggaaaatttattgatttaggTATCAAAAGTGCTAgtcaaaataaaacttgaaatttgacAGGTGCATAGaaaatgtataaacttaagATAAAGAATAGGgttgaaaaaagaaagattatatCTTCAACATTTACTAGACAACATTTAGAGAAAACAGCATACAAACAGACTTCATTTACAAGAtataatt
Above is a window of Hydra vulgaris chromosome 10, alternate assembly HydraT2T_AEP DNA encoding:
- the LOC105843792 gene encoding pyroglutamylated RF-amide peptide receptor isoform X2, with amino-acid sequence MFLLRKYVVFFSVVSYLEVNSKSQIKNGGNEAANKIFPTMSIEEQQCQSLNLTMEQCCNIDELKELLCKKIIIHVCDSNVVKSVPNVVLALLAMVGNSLVIYSSIKDWSVTPRFRKLICGLAVSDFMFGLVLLLYSVPGLWTCHWVYWKPLCKVISPAILFCANLGIGFVVLIAIDRFTGIIFPFSFWLSKNIIIMFFFLNIFLAFGSVIPAILSQKISKFNTCEEDMPKYSRSYSWFLFVVYYLIPVIFTSTVYTILIVWLRKVQLNTNVLNDEQQKIRQKANRSITSVLICITIFFAIFVMPSKIVWIIKEELGFARFSGQVTKNIKTVAEVFYSFHAVVNPLIYAFADEMFRKRLKLLFCSKMKNRRGFKSSMSILSTRTFSAIQLSTRS